From the Methanocaldococcus fervens AG86 genome, the window TAAATCTTCTCCACTATAAACTCCCCATAAAGCTATTAAAGCGGCAGGAATGGCATGTTCAGTGGCAAAGGTCATGTGTGGGGCTAAATCTACTATATAGTCAGCAAATCTAAACAACCCTCTTGGAATTCCCTCCCTTGAACCACAAAATACAATAATTTCCCTCTTTTTTCTTAAATCATAAGATAATTTATCTTTAATTTTTGATAACTCGTCTCCTTTTGGGTCAGTAATTATCAACAGCCTGTTATTCCTCCTCTTATCCCTAACAACCTGATATAAATCCTGAACAGTTACTGGAACTAACTTAATCTCAAATGGATAAGCTCTTTTTTGTATTTCATATCTTGAATGTTGCCCAATCTTAACTCCCTTAATAAACTCCATCAACTCATAGGCATTAACTTTTTCTTTTGGTGCTATAATTAACTCCTTAACTTCAAATCCTTGAGCTGCTCTTCCAATTGCCTCACCAAACCTCTTACATACAATTTTCTCCCCTAAATAAGGCATCTGCACAATGACAACTTTTTTAAATAATTCCCTTGCATTTCTCTTCTCTTTGGTGTATTTTTTGAACTTTTCTCCGGGAGTTATTGATATGTAAGTTTTATTTTTAAAAACCTCAACATGAACAACCTTATCTGGATTGTTTAAATCAACTGAAGCGTTTGTTAAGTCCTTAATCTTAGCCCCCAAAACAATATTTACATCTGTTGAGCTAAAATCTTGTTTTCCTCTTTTTTTAGTTTCAACGGCAAAGGTCTCATCCTCTTTTATGTAATCTTTAATCTTCTCAGCTAAATTAACTATCTTATCAAAATCTGTCTCTGTTTCAAAATAAACTTTTAAAACCCTCTCAACCTCTGGAATCTCTAAGATTTTATCCTCAATATCTTCATCACTCTCAACTATAACAATCCCCTGATACCCATCAGGAGAAATGATGTAATTAAAGTTATTAATAATTTCTTTTAAATTATTCACAACAATATTTTCAAAGCCCTTTTGTGTTTTTATAATGTATTTCTCCATCATTATCCCTCTTTAAGAGTTTTTAATTCTCATATTTATATATAATAATAATGACAAAACTACTAAAAGCCCATAATTAATGCCTATTTCACAATAAGCTAATAATAAAGAGGCGTATATTGCATAGAGCTTTTTATCTCCCTCATATATAAATTTTGATACAGCCCCTAACAATATGGCAAATAAAATTCCAAAAATCCCAAAGTCGAGATATATTGTTCCAAATAAGGTTGTTGTAATATTATGAGGATATCCAAAGAGTAACTCTCCAATAAGTTGC encodes:
- a CDS encoding SPOUT family RNA methylase, which encodes MEKYIIKTQKGFENIVVNNLKEIINNFNYIISPDGYQGIVIVESDEDIEDKILEIPEVERVLKVYFETETDFDKIVNLAEKIKDYIKEDETFAVETKKRGKQDFSSTDVNIVLGAKIKDLTNASVDLNNPDKVVHVEVFKNKTYISITPGEKFKKYTKEKRNARELFKKVVIVQMPYLGEKIVCKRFGEAIGRAAQGFEVKELIIAPKEKVNAYELMEFIKGVKIGQHSRYEIQKRAYPFEIKLVPVTVQDLYQVVRDKRRNNRLLIITDPKGDELSKIKDKLSYDLRKKREIIVFCGSREGIPRGLFRFADYIVDLAPHMTFATEHAIPAALIALWGVYSGEDLDDSLENSSEEEETESNLNGE